The genomic interval TTTGAATGTGTGTCACATGCCCATGTTTGTTTCTGCATCCTTGATGTGCATATCACAATAGAAGCTTCTATTCTGTTATTAGTTATCCTTGCTTGATGTGATTTTGACTTTCAATGTATGTATTTTAAATGTGCGAAGGCACACTGAGCAGAAAGAATCATATTTATTTCCTATTTACTAACTATTTTTCTTTGAAGCCTATTGTTGTGGAACCACAACTTTCCAATGGAACGGTACAATTGCTAGGGACATCAAACTCCCACCATGATACCCATCTCCCTGGACTTTCCCTACATAAACAACAAAAATTCTTAGAGGATGGAGTGAAAAGGCCTCATCAAAGGAGTCTGGCAGGGGAACAAGCGAACCAAGATCGTGGACTTCAAAAGAAGTCTACTATTAagaaaaaatccaaattttctGCTGCATATGTGAGACGATCAGAACGCATAAAAAGTGCAATTGTTTGCTCTCCCAAAGCCAACTTTGGCATTGAGGTCATTGAAAATATAACTGTCAGCGATAGTGAGAAAGATGAAGTAGATACTCAAATGGAACAAGTATTGGGAGGGCCAGAGTTGGTGCTGGAGCATGAGTCAGAGTCAGGGCCAGAACAGGAAGAAAGTTTGGGTGAGAAGAGCTTGGATGAAAAAATTGACTCTGCCTTACATAGAATAGATTCTCTTGATAAGATCGTGGAATGGTTGAAATCCAAGGTATTTTATAAGTCTTTCTACATTCAAAATTCAAGAGTCCGTGCTATTGTTATTTTTCTTGTCATTTGTGGCTTTGTATGCTGAATGCATAACAGGCGGAAGAAACTGTTGGCTTTTGTG from Phaseolus vulgaris cultivar G19833 chromosome 1, P. vulgaris v2.0, whole genome shotgun sequence carries:
- the LOC137816184 gene encoding uncharacterized protein — protein: MGPRRSSRKIHRAHLKPIVVEPQLSNGTVQLLGTSNSHHDTHLPGLSLHKQQKFLEDGVKRPHQRSLAGEQANQDRGLQKKSTIKKKSKFSAAYVRRSERIKSAIVCSPKANFGIEVIENITVSDSEKDEVDTQMEQVLGGPELVLEHESESGPEQEESLGEKSLDEKIDSALHRIDSLDKIVEWLKSKAEETVGFCEAPSVAPIGYKSMYFDSQKKIEALTEENHRLNGKLENALGKIEVYEKEIRALIDVLDKTKDSVKDVMISNLAKSVEAAVNVSTQAIHNACSASASAIKRNRKEG